The proteins below come from a single Aegilops tauschii subsp. strangulata cultivar AL8/78 chromosome 6, Aet v6.0, whole genome shotgun sequence genomic window:
- the LOC109734712 gene encoding putative F-box/kelch-repeat protein At3g17280, giving the protein MDGSGLMMDPTPRILADRRWLAWMNRRQSSSTMHPLEDEDLLQEILLRLPPQPSSLPRASLVCTRWHRILSDPKFPHRFRKHHQKPPLLGFFLVVPLGNRTFTPILDRPDRIPATRFALPQGHDLPQDQWHFMGCHHGLTVLINAWQCQIVMWNPLTGQLRRVTFPQSIRYKHEIFCHATVLCADPEGGHVHDDCFLSPFKLVMVSVRDRETCACVYDSTSGVWGNILSIVTMSTNIFIRHNILVENAIYFHGGGILAFDLEKQSLGVIDMPSDVDLRDFGTSQLLRMEDGGLGLAVLSFLTIQLWQRKSDCDGVVRWVLLQKTIELEDHLVPRRMGHDCIIVMVLIAGYDEEKNLIVLSTTGGNFMLQVGSMKTRNICEGNLISDETFYPYTNFYTTV; this is encoded by the exons ATGGATGGATCTGGGTTGATGATGGATCCAACACCACGGATACTAGCGG ATCGAAGATGGTTAGCTTGGATGAACCGCCGCCAATCCTCATCGACGATGCATCCGCTGGAAGATGAGGACCTCCTCCAAGAGATCCTCCTCCGTCTCCCTCCTCAGCCATCCTCCCTCCCCCGTGCCTCCCTTGTCTGCACACGCTGGCACCGCATCCTCTCTGACCCCAAGTTCCCCCACCGCTTTCGCAAGCACCACCAGAAACCTCCTCTGCTCGGCTTCTTTTTGGTTGTGCCCTTGGGCAACCGCACCTTTACTCCCATCCTGGATAGGCCTGACCGCATCCCAGCAACGCGATTTGCTCTTCCACAGGGCCACGACCTCCCCCAAGACCAATGGCACTTCATGGGATGCCACCACGGCCTCACTGTCCTAATCAACGCGTGGCAATGCCAGATCGTCATGTGGAATCCTCTCACTGGCCAACTGCGGCGTGTGACATTTCCACAGTCGATCAGGTACAAACATGAGATATTTTGTCATGCTACGGTGCTCTGCGCTGACCCCGAAGGTGGGCATGTGCACGACGATTGCTTCTTGAGCCCTTTTAAATTGGTTATGGTCAGTGTCAGAGACAGGGAAACATGTGCTTGTGTTTATGACTCAACATCTGGTGTATGGGGAAATATTTTATCGATTGTGACTATGAGTACAAATATTTTCATAAGGCACAACATCCTGGTCGAAAATGCAATTTACTTTCATGGAGGTGGGATCCTTGCCTTTGATCTGGAAAAGCAGAGTCTTGGTGTGATTGACATGCCAAGTGATGTGGATCTTCGTGACTTCGGGACTTCTCAGCTCTTACGGATGGAAGATGGTGGACTTGGACTCGCTGTTTTGTCATTTTTAACCATTCAATTATGGCAGAGAAAGTCAGATTGTGATGGAGTTGTCAGATGGGTGTTGCTACAGAAAACCATTGAATTGGAGGATCATCTCGTTCCACGTAGAATGGGCCATGATTGCATAATTGTAATGGTACTGATAGCGGGGTATGATGAGGAGAAAAATTTGATTGTACTATCTACGACGGGTGGCAACTTCATGCTCCAGGTTGGGTCAATGAAGACCAGAAATATTTGTGAAGGAAATCTCATAAGTGATGAGACCTTTTATCCCTACACAAATTTCTATACTACAG TTTGA